Proteins encoded by one window of Mesorhizobium sp. INR15:
- a CDS encoding GyrI-like domain-containing protein — protein MTAALENYHVRMQRVLDYIDQHLGDDLDLEAMSSVAAFSKYHFHRQFTSTFGLSVHRYVQLTRMKRASYRLADRDAESVTDIAMDAGYDAPDAFARAFRQRFGQSPSSFRKSPDWGPWLAALGPLHNARSKLMQIIFTPDDVTIQVVPPTPVAIMEHRGDPATLGDTIQRFIAWRKAAGLSPQTSPTFNVFRSERRPAVPADYSMDLCAGTDQPIGPNDEQMKAGLIPGGRRAVLRYPGNTNNLEPAALYLYRDWLPASGEEAGDFPIYCRRRLSFLEQVPVHEVVVEVFLPLK, from the coding sequence ATGACGGCGGCTCTTGAAAACTACCATGTCCGGATGCAGCGGGTGCTGGACTACATAGACCAGCATCTGGGCGACGATCTGGATTTGGAAGCGATGAGTAGCGTCGCGGCGTTCTCGAAATACCATTTCCACCGGCAGTTCACGTCAACCTTCGGGTTGTCAGTGCATCGCTATGTCCAGCTCACCCGCATGAAGCGCGCTTCATACAGGCTGGCCGACAGGGACGCTGAAAGCGTCACCGACATTGCGATGGATGCCGGCTACGACGCACCGGATGCCTTCGCCCGCGCCTTTCGGCAACGGTTCGGACAATCGCCGTCGTCGTTCCGGAAATCTCCCGATTGGGGACCGTGGCTTGCGGCCCTAGGGCCTCTGCACAACGCGAGGAGCAAGCTCATGCAGATTATCTTTACCCCTGACGACGTGACGATCCAGGTCGTGCCCCCGACGCCGGTGGCGATCATGGAGCATCGGGGCGACCCGGCAACACTCGGCGATACCATTCAGAGGTTCATTGCCTGGCGCAAGGCTGCCGGTCTCTCGCCCCAGACGAGCCCCACGTTCAACGTCTTCCGCTCGGAGAGGCGTCCCGCGGTTCCGGCGGATTACAGCATGGACCTGTGCGCTGGGACTGACCAGCCGATCGGGCCGAACGACGAGCAGATGAAGGCTGGCCTGATCCCCGGCGGACGCCGCGCGGTGCTGCGTTATCCCGGCAACACCAACAATCTCGAGCCGGCCGCGCTCTATCTCTACCGAGACTGGCTTCCGGCCAGTGGCGAGGAAGCAGGCGACTTCCCGATCTATTGCCGGCGCCGGCTCTCCTTCCTCGAGCAGGTGCCGGTACACGAAGTGGTCGTGGAAGTGTTTCTGCCGCTCAAATAG
- a CDS encoding L,D-transpeptidase: protein MHTVISAKLINITAAALTGAALLISAGSGAAHAANKIVARVSLSQQVMEVTVDGRPTFAWKVSTGDKAHVTPTGSFKPTRMHEMWYSKKYDNAPMPHSVFFSGGYAVHATYAIKRLGQPASHGCVRLHPDNAANFYQLVEAFGPANTSIVIVK from the coding sequence ATGCACACCGTTATTTCCGCCAAGCTCATCAACATCACCGCCGCCGCCCTGACCGGTGCGGCGCTTCTCATCAGCGCCGGCTCGGGTGCGGCCCACGCGGCCAACAAGATCGTGGCGCGTGTCTCGCTTTCCCAGCAGGTCATGGAAGTCACGGTCGATGGCCGCCCGACCTTCGCTTGGAAGGTTTCGACCGGCGACAAGGCGCACGTGACGCCAACCGGTTCGTTCAAGCCGACCCGCATGCATGAGATGTGGTATTCGAAGAAATACGACAATGCGCCGATGCCGCATTCGGTCTTCTTCAGCGGCGGCTATGCCGTGCATGCGACCTATGCGATCAAGCGCCTTGGCCAGCCGGCCTCGCATGGCTGCGTGCGGCTGCATCCAGACAATGCGGCGAATTTCTATCAGCTGGTCGAAGCTTTTGGTCCGGCCAACACAAGCATCGTCATCGTCAAATAG
- a CDS encoding aminotransferase class III-fold pyridoxal phosphate-dependent enzyme, producing the protein MTDVSHPAPRFSLSEAINLADRYFGIGGSVTPLDSERDLNFKLTAADRSLWILKIVNASEPLVESEFQTALLAHLQRSRPDLAMPRLRMTTEGTALAHVAGVSGERHAVRLVSWLPGRPLAESSSTPELLESLGGALGRLDCALQGFIHPGALRSFDWDIRQAGASRERLHHVTDEQDRLLLVRFLDHFDADIAPRLPALRAQVIHNDANDWNVLVDPDQPDRVAGLIDFGDALHSVLIAEVAVACAYAILDAEDPIGAAARLVAGFHAEYPLREEEIELLFDLIAMRLVISVTLSAARKARTAGNPYLSISEAPAWRLLRRMDAMNRRFATAILRHACGFDAAPGAGDVIRWIGANRKQLAPILDRHPATLAKAMVPYGDPLHPMTVTSAGREPDKATAWWDAHCAENGIALGIGPWGEERTVYTSDIFWSRFVEGARRGHHLGLDLFMPAGTRLYTPLAATVRSVEIEEDPLGYGGLVALEHAPPGCPPFVTLWGHLAHEASRRLKPGDRLEAGALVGEMGTATENGGWAPHLHFQISTDAKLAARDILGVGEERYLDVWKELFPDAAELAGIPPETFLHVGRTRQEIVAARKASLLPNLSISYSEPIKFVRGEGAWLIDDTGRAYLDCFNNVCHIGHAHPDVVEAIARQAALLNTNTRYLHDAIVTYAERLTATLPDGLSVASFACSGSEANSLMLRMARTHTGRAEAIVLDWGYHGTTPELIELSPYKYKRKGGKGRPPHVFEAVIPDSYRAPADWPADQYARRFAESVAEQIATMAKQGRAPGFFLAESIPSVAGQVFLPDGYLREVYEMVRAAGGICVADEVQVGFGRVGSHWWAFEAQGVTPDIVTMGKPIGNGHPMAALVTTREIAASFNNGMEYFNTFGGNPVSCAAGLAVLDVIERDGLRRNATEIGDYLIARVKDLQARYEIIGDVRGQGLFLGIELVEDRKSKAPATALARRINDGVRARGVLIGTEGPHDNVLKMRPPMIFSRANADHLVGVLDETFAAVLAEGP; encoded by the coding sequence ATGACTGACGTTTCCCATCCCGCGCCACGCTTCTCGCTTAGCGAGGCCATCAATCTCGCCGACCGGTACTTCGGTATCGGCGGCAGCGTCACGCCGCTCGACAGCGAGCGTGACCTGAACTTCAAGCTGACAGCCGCCGATCGCTCGCTCTGGATTCTCAAGATCGTCAATGCCAGCGAACCGCTTGTCGAAAGCGAATTCCAGACGGCGCTTCTGGCGCATCTGCAGCGGAGCCGGCCTGATCTGGCGATGCCGCGCCTGAGGATGACGACGGAAGGAACCGCTCTCGCGCACGTCGCGGGTGTAAGTGGCGAACGCCATGCGGTTCGCCTTGTCTCCTGGCTTCCCGGCAGACCGCTGGCCGAGAGTTCGTCGACGCCGGAGCTGCTCGAAAGCCTCGGCGGTGCACTCGGCCGGCTGGACTGCGCGCTGCAAGGCTTCATCCATCCCGGCGCGCTGCGCTCCTTCGACTGGGACATCCGCCAGGCAGGCGCATCGCGCGAACGCCTCCACCATGTCACGGATGAGCAGGACCGCCTGCTGCTGGTGCGGTTCCTGGACCATTTCGACGCCGACATCGCCCCCCGGCTGCCCGCCTTGCGGGCACAGGTGATCCACAATGATGCGAATGACTGGAATGTGCTTGTCGATCCCGATCAGCCCGACCGCGTCGCTGGCCTGATCGATTTCGGAGATGCCTTGCACAGCGTGCTGATCGCGGAAGTCGCTGTCGCCTGCGCCTATGCGATCCTCGACGCGGAAGATCCGATCGGCGCGGCTGCTCGCCTCGTTGCCGGCTTCCATGCGGAATATCCGCTGCGCGAGGAGGAAATCGAACTTCTCTTCGATCTTATCGCCATGCGGCTGGTGATCTCGGTGACGCTGTCGGCTGCCCGCAAGGCGCGGACCGCCGGCAATCCTTATCTTTCCATCTCCGAGGCGCCGGCCTGGCGGCTGCTGCGGCGCATGGATGCCATGAACCGGCGCTTCGCAACCGCTATCCTGCGTCATGCCTGCGGCTTCGATGCCGCGCCCGGGGCCGGCGACGTCATCCGCTGGATCGGTGCAAACCGCAAACAGCTGGCGCCGATCCTCGATCGTCATCCGGCGACGCTTGCCAAGGCGATGGTTCCCTATGGCGACCCGCTGCATCCGATGACGGTGACTTCCGCCGGGCGCGAACCGGACAAGGCGACCGCGTGGTGGGATGCGCATTGCGCCGAGAACGGCATCGCGCTTGGCATAGGACCATGGGGCGAGGAGCGCACGGTCTATACGAGCGACATCTTCTGGTCGCGTTTCGTCGAGGGCGCGCGGCGCGGCCATCATCTCGGCCTCGACCTGTTCATGCCGGCGGGCACGCGGCTTTACACGCCGCTGGCGGCCACGGTCAGAAGCGTCGAGATCGAGGAGGACCCGCTCGGTTATGGCGGTCTCGTGGCGCTGGAGCACGCGCCGCCAGGCTGTCCGCCATTCGTCACCTTGTGGGGGCATCTGGCGCATGAGGCGAGCCGGCGATTGAAGCCGGGCGACCGGCTCGAGGCGGGTGCGCTTGTTGGCGAGATGGGAACGGCGACGGAGAATGGCGGCTGGGCGCCGCACCTGCATTTCCAGATTTCGACCGATGCGAAGCTTGCCGCGCGCGATATCCTGGGTGTCGGCGAGGAACGCTATCTCGACGTCTGGAAAGAGCTGTTTCCGGACGCCGCCGAGCTCGCCGGCATTCCGCCCGAAACCTTTCTTCATGTGGGGCGAACCCGGCAGGAGATCGTCGCGGCGCGCAAGGCTTCGCTGCTTCCCAACCTTTCGATTTCCTATTCCGAGCCGATCAAGTTCGTGCGCGGCGAGGGCGCCTGGCTGATCGATGACACCGGCCGCGCCTATCTCGATTGCTTCAACAATGTCTGCCACATCGGCCATGCCCATCCCGACGTCGTCGAAGCGATCGCCCGCCAGGCCGCCCTGCTCAACACCAACACGCGCTACCTGCACGACGCCATCGTCACCTACGCCGAACGGCTGACCGCGACGCTGCCGGATGGCTTGTCGGTTGCCTCCTTCGCCTGTTCGGGCAGCGAGGCCAACAGCCTGATGCTGCGCATGGCACGGACCCATACCGGCCGCGCCGAGGCGATCGTGCTGGACTGGGGCTATCACGGGACGACGCCGGAACTGATCGAACTCAGCCCCTACAAATACAAGCGCAAGGGTGGCAAGGGCCGTCCGCCGCATGTGTTCGAGGCGGTCATCCCCGACAGCTATCGTGCGCCCGCCGACTGGCCGGCTGACCAATATGCCAGGCGCTTCGCCGAAAGTGTCGCCGAGCAGATCGCCACGATGGCCAAGCAAGGCCGCGCGCCGGGTTTCTTCCTCGCTGAATCGATCCCGAGCGTCGCGGGCCAGGTGTTCCTGCCGGACGGCTACCTCCGGGAGGTCTACGAGATGGTGCGCGCCGCCGGCGGCATCTGCGTCGCCGACGAGGTGCAGGTCGGCTTTGGCCGCGTCGGCAGCCACTGGTGGGCCTTCGAGGCGCAAGGCGTGACACCAGACATCGTCACCATGGGCAAGCCGATCGGCAATGGCCATCCGATGGCGGCGCTGGTGACGACCAGGGAGATTGCCGCGTCGTTCAACAATGGCATGGAGTATTTCAACACGTTCGGCGGCAATCCGGTGTCCTGCGCTGCAGGGCTCGCGGTGCTCGATGTCATCGAGCGGGACGGCTTGCGGCGGAACGCGACGGAGATCGGCGACTATCTCATCGCCCGCGTCAAGGATTTGCAGGCACGCTACGAGATCATCGGCGATGTGCGCGGCCAGGGTCTCTTCCTTGGCATCGAGCTGGTCGAGGACCGCAAGAGCAAGGCGCCGGCGACAGCGCTTGCCCGCCGCATCAATGACGGTGTCAGGGCGCGCGGTGTGCTGATCGGCACCGAGGGACCGCATGACAATGTGCTGAAGATGCGCCCGCCGATGATCTTCAGCCGGGCCAATGCCGACCATCTCGTCGGCGTGCTCGATGAGACCTTCGCGGCGGTGCTGGCGGAAGGGCCTTAA
- a CDS encoding efflux RND transporter permease subunit translates to MSFSDLFIRRPVLSTVLACMILLLGFQGIFNLSIRQYPKVDETAITITTAYPGASADLIQGFISAPISRAVASTENIDYVTSSSRPSSSTVTVQMKLGSNPDVALTEVLSKVQGVRGTLPDAAKDPVIVKGTGQQFAMMYISMQNPNMTKEQLTEYIERVIRPRMSTVEGVSDVQIFGAQEYSMRVWIDPVKLAARGVTASEVLTAINNSNFLSAPGNTQNEYVVSSITVRSTLQTPEAFATLPLRSVAGNVVRLRDVARVELAAASTDTRVSFNGKPGTFLAIFPTPAANPLTTAAALTKIVPVIQQTLPKGMTIEVVYDATGQISASIDEVFKTIAEAVAIVIVVILLFLGSFRSVLMPIVTIPLSLIGVCFLLFAVGYSINLLSLLAMVLAIGLVVDDAIVVVENIHRHMEEDHMSPMQAAFSGMREIASAIVAMTMTLAAVFAPLAFTGGLTGALFREFAVTLAGSVVLSGLVAVTITPMMSARLLKSGTPGRFQRIVDGTFARVERVYERAVTGSLNYRPVTLIIVLSLVALTGFMFTKTSSELAPEEDQGFLLSIVTAPRYATSDYTETYVNQILGLVKDIPETRAQFSAVAFGGATNSAFVGFAFKDWAERKRSSKELQADIQGRLAKVAGVQAFVFAPPTLPGSGGGLPISLVVRSTGNSSEVFEAAEQIKNKAQASGRFIVVQNSMAYDAPQVTVTIDRDRAAALNLPIADIGRTLTLLVGGAEVAQFDRDSNSYDIIPQVPQEFRDNPEKLGNYFVRSVTGEMVPLSAVVKISTNASPAAIEQFNQLNSATISALPLPGVTTGDGLKAIEDIAKESLPDTFFIDYSGQSRQEKEQGNTILIAFAAAILVIYLVLAAQFESFRDPLIIMMSVPLSIFGAIVPLNLGLGTLNIYTQVGLITLIGLITKHGILLVEFANQQREAHGMRRRDAIIASAKVRLRPILMTTAAMALGVVPLIVSSGAGAAARYSMGLVIFTGILIGTMFTLFVVPMFYSFIASKDLPHHAEKPNPKLMPAPVD, encoded by the coding sequence ATGAGCTTTTCCGATCTCTTCATCCGCCGCCCGGTCCTGTCGACGGTCCTGGCCTGCATGATCCTGCTCCTGGGTTTCCAGGGCATTTTCAACCTGTCGATCCGGCAGTATCCGAAGGTCGATGAAACGGCCATCACCATCACGACGGCCTATCCGGGCGCCAGCGCCGACCTGATCCAGGGCTTCATTTCCGCTCCGATCTCGCGTGCCGTCGCCTCGACCGAGAATATCGACTACGTGACATCGTCGAGCCGGCCATCCTCCAGCACCGTGACGGTGCAGATGAAACTCGGCTCCAATCCCGACGTGGCGCTGACCGAGGTGCTGTCCAAGGTCCAGGGCGTGCGCGGCACCTTGCCGGATGCGGCGAAGGACCCGGTGATCGTCAAGGGCACGGGCCAGCAGTTCGCGATGATGTACATCTCGATGCAGAACCCGAACATGACGAAGGAGCAGCTGACCGAATATATCGAGCGCGTCATCAGGCCCCGCATGTCGACGGTCGAGGGCGTCTCCGACGTGCAGATCTTCGGTGCGCAGGAATATTCGATGCGTGTCTGGATCGATCCGGTCAAGCTCGCCGCGCGCGGTGTCACCGCCTCGGAAGTGCTGACGGCGATCAACAATTCCAACTTCCTGTCGGCACCCGGCAACACCCAGAACGAATACGTCGTCTCCTCGATCACGGTGCGCTCGACGCTGCAAACCCCCGAGGCTTTCGCCACACTGCCGCTGCGTTCGGTGGCTGGCAATGTGGTGCGGCTACGCGACGTCGCGCGCGTGGAACTGGCCGCGGCAAGCACCGACACCAGGGTCAGCTTCAACGGCAAGCCCGGCACCTTCCTTGCCATCTTCCCGACACCGGCGGCCAATCCTTTGACCACGGCGGCGGCGCTCACCAAGATCGTGCCGGTGATCCAGCAGACCTTGCCGAAAGGCATGACGATCGAGGTCGTCTATGACGCCACCGGCCAGATCAGCGCCTCGATCGACGAAGTGTTCAAGACCATCGCCGAGGCGGTGGCCATCGTCATCGTCGTCATCCTGTTGTTCCTCGGCTCGTTCCGTTCGGTGTTGATGCCGATCGTGACCATCCCGCTGTCGCTGATTGGTGTCTGCTTCCTGCTGTTCGCGGTAGGCTATTCGATCAACCTGTTGTCGCTGCTGGCCATGGTGCTGGCGATCGGCCTTGTCGTCGACGACGCCATCGTGGTGGTGGAGAACATCCACCGCCATATGGAAGAAGACCACATGTCGCCGATGCAGGCGGCGTTCAGCGGCATGCGTGAAATCGCGTCCGCCATCGTCGCCATGACAATGACGCTCGCCGCCGTGTTCGCGCCACTGGCCTTCACCGGCGGTCTCACCGGCGCCTTGTTCCGCGAGTTCGCGGTGACGCTCGCCGGGTCCGTGGTGCTGTCCGGCCTCGTTGCCGTCACCATCACGCCGATGATGTCCGCACGTCTCTTGAAGTCTGGCACGCCGGGCCGTTTCCAGCGCATTGTCGATGGGACCTTCGCGCGTGTCGAGCGCGTCTACGAGAGGGCGGTAACCGGTTCGCTGAATTATCGCCCGGTGACGCTGATCATCGTGCTCTCGCTCGTCGCCTTGACCGGCTTCATGTTCACCAAGACGTCGAGCGAACTGGCGCCTGAAGAGGATCAGGGCTTCCTGCTCTCGATTGTGACGGCGCCTCGCTATGCGACGTCTGATTACACCGAGACCTATGTGAACCAGATCCTCGGTCTGGTGAAGGATATTCCCGAAACCCGGGCGCAGTTCTCGGCTGTCGCCTTCGGCGGTGCCACCAACAGCGCCTTTGTCGGCTTTGCCTTCAAGGACTGGGCAGAGCGCAAGCGCAGCTCCAAGGAGTTGCAGGCCGACATCCAGGGACGCCTGGCCAAGGTGGCCGGCGTTCAGGCCTTCGTCTTTGCGCCACCGACGCTGCCGGGCTCGGGCGGCGGTCTGCCGATCTCCCTGGTGGTGCGCTCGACCGGCAATTCCTCCGAGGTGTTCGAGGCCGCCGAGCAGATCAAGAACAAGGCCCAGGCTTCTGGCCGTTTCATTGTCGTGCAGAACTCGATGGCCTATGACGCGCCGCAGGTGACGGTGACCATCGACCGCGACCGTGCGGCGGCACTGAACCTGCCGATCGCCGATATCGGCCGCACGCTGACCTTGCTGGTCGGCGGCGCCGAAGTGGCGCAGTTCGATCGCGATTCCAACAGCTACGACATCATCCCGCAGGTGCCGCAGGAATTCCGCGACAATCCCGAAAAGCTCGGCAACTACTTCGTGCGCAGCGTGACGGGCGAGATGGTGCCGCTGTCGGCGGTGGTGAAGATTTCGACCAATGCCTCGCCGGCCGCCATCGAGCAGTTCAACCAGCTGAATTCCGCGACGATCTCCGCGCTGCCATTGCCTGGCGTCACCACCGGTGATGGCCTGAAGGCCATCGAGGATATCGCCAAGGAGAGCCTGCCCGATACGTTCTTCATCGACTACTCCGGTCAATCGCGACAGGAGAAGGAACAGGGCAACACGATCCTGATCGCTTTTGCCGCGGCTATTCTGGTCATCTACCTGGTGCTGGCGGCGCAGTTCGAAAGCTTCCGCGATCCGCTGATCATCATGATGTCCGTGCCGCTGTCGATCTTTGGCGCCATCGTGCCGCTCAATCTCGGGCTGGGTACGCTCAACATCTACACGCAGGTCGGCCTGATCACGCTGATCGGCCTGATCACCAAGCACGGCATTCTGCTGGTGGAGTTCGCCAACCAGCAGCGCGAGGCGCACGGCATGCGCCGGCGCGATGCGATCATCGCCTCGGCGAAGGTTCGCTTGCGGCCGATCCTGATGACGACGGCGGCGATGGCACTTGGTGTCGTGCCGCTGATCGTTTCCAGCGGTGCGGGCGCGGCGGCGCGCTACTCGATGGGCCTTGTGATCTTCACCGGCATCCTGATCGGAACCATGTTCACGCTGTTCGTGGTGCCGATGTTCTATAGCTTCATCGCCAGCAAGGACCTGCCGCACCACGCGGAAAAGCCTAACCCAAAGCTGATGCCGGCCCCGGTCGACTGA
- a CDS encoding Lrp/AsnC family transcriptional regulator: MRDLDAKDRDILGILSKEARIPLKTLAGRIGLSRSATSERVSALEKSGVIRGYRADIGQMDKGLVFAFLLVTLIRTPSIGILDQLARFPEVRRVSSVSGQLDLVVEVEVPSIDRLNTLRDLIASHAGVEDLTTAIVLRHDIERD; encoded by the coding sequence ATGAGGGATCTTGACGCGAAAGACCGGGACATTCTGGGCATTCTGTCAAAAGAGGCCCGCATCCCGCTGAAGACGCTTGCGGGGCGCATCGGCCTGTCACGCAGCGCAACCAGCGAGCGGGTCTCGGCGCTGGAAAAGAGCGGCGTCATCAGAGGCTATCGCGCCGATATCGGCCAGATGGACAAGGGGCTGGTCTTTGCCTTCCTGCTGGTCACGCTGATCCGCACGCCCTCGATCGGCATCCTCGACCAGCTGGCGCGTTTCCCCGAGGTCCGGCGGGTGTCGTCGGTGAGCGGCCAGCTGGATCTGGTCGTCGAAGTCGAGGTGCCTTCGATCGACAGGCTGAACACATTGCGCGATCTCATTGCCAGCCACGCCGGTGTCGAGGACCTGACAACCGCAATCGTGCTGCGCCACGATATCGAGCGCGATTAG
- a CDS encoding efflux RND transporter periplasmic adaptor subunit: MRILRVIIIALVFVVLVVVVGGIVGFNFLRDNGIKQYFASMKPPAATVSTTVVKPSTWTPGVEAIGTVSAVRGVDLTVETTGIVKEILFHANQKVALNAVLLQLDDAVERADLDAQKAQAALDQTSLTRAIELQKRGVGSDVTLDTARASASASASQVTKLQAVLDQKQLTAPFNGTVGIPKIDIGQYLAPGTAVVTLQDLDTMRVDFSVPEQQLPLLKIGQTVRLGTGGSDMPFEGAIRGIDPKIDPSSRLVTVRAEVANPDGKLTPGQFVQARVELPEEQNVLALPQTALTSSLYGDFIFVVHQAKPAEAAPAAKPDEKPAAPAADKSATDAAKPAADAMKPAADAMKPAADPAKPADKAAADPAKPAAEQPALVLSQVFVKPGRRNAGVVEILEGLNAGDEVVTAGQNRLFNGMSVAVDNTIDPTKSANKQAAQQ; this comes from the coding sequence ATGCGCATACTCCGCGTAATCATCATCGCCCTGGTTTTTGTCGTGCTCGTGGTTGTGGTCGGCGGCATCGTCGGCTTCAACTTTCTCCGTGACAACGGCATCAAGCAGTATTTTGCCTCGATGAAGCCGCCGGCGGCGACCGTGTCGACAACCGTCGTCAAGCCGTCGACCTGGACACCTGGTGTCGAAGCCATCGGCACGGTCAGTGCGGTGCGCGGCGTCGACCTGACAGTCGAGACCACCGGCATCGTCAAGGAAATCCTGTTCCACGCCAACCAGAAGGTGGCTCTCAACGCGGTTCTGCTGCAGCTTGACGACGCCGTCGAACGCGCCGATCTCGATGCGCAGAAGGCGCAGGCGGCGCTCGACCAGACTTCGCTGACCCGAGCCATAGAATTGCAGAAGCGCGGCGTCGGCTCCGACGTGACGCTGGATACCGCCCGTGCCAGCGCATCGGCTTCGGCTTCGCAGGTGACCAAGCTGCAGGCGGTGCTCGACCAGAAGCAGCTGACCGCGCCGTTCAACGGCACGGTGGGCATTCCCAAGATCGATATCGGCCAGTATCTGGCGCCAGGCACCGCCGTTGTGACGTTGCAGGATCTCGACACGATGCGGGTCGACTTCTCGGTCCCCGAACAACAGCTTCCGCTGCTGAAGATCGGCCAGACGGTTCGGTTGGGCACTGGCGGCTCGGACATGCCGTTCGAAGGCGCCATTCGCGGCATCGACCCGAAGATTGATCCGAGCAGCCGGCTGGTGACAGTCCGTGCGGAAGTCGCCAATCCCGACGGCAAGCTGACCCCCGGCCAGTTCGTGCAGGCACGGGTCGAATTGCCCGAGGAGCAGAACGTGCTGGCGCTGCCGCAGACGGCGCTGACATCAAGCCTCTACGGCGACTTCATCTTCGTCGTGCACCAGGCCAAGCCGGCGGAAGCCGCTCCGGCGGCAAAACCCGATGAAAAGCCAGCCGCACCAGCAGCTGACAAGTCGGCGACGGATGCCGCCAAGCCAGCGGCGGACGCCATGAAGCCTGCCGCGGACGCAATGAAACCGGCTGCCGACCCGGCAAAACCCGCCGACAAGGCAGCCGCCGACCCGGCAAAGCCGGCTGCGGAACAGCCCGCACTGGTGCTGTCGCAGGTATTCGTCAAGCCGGGCCGCCGCAATGCCGGCGTGGTCGAGATCCTTGAAGGTCTCAATGCCGGCGACGAGGTCGTCACCGCCGGCCAGAACCGGCTGTTCAACGGCATGTCCGTTGCCGTCGACAACACGATCGATCCGACCAAGTCGGCGAACAAGCAGGCCGCCCAGCAATGA
- a CDS encoding TetR/AcrR family transcriptional regulator, translating to MKAQRSNSREKILAAAADVARESGPGSLSLDAVASRAGVSKGGLLYNFPTKAKLMQGLVEDYLREFEGALEAARQKDSGGESPLSSYIRLSAKDCEETQPSASWIFSAIAEDPDFMTPIKTFKQQLFERLKGETPDLKSLLVCYLAIEGLRSMNLFDSDVLSQDERQMLVSSLLEIAK from the coding sequence ATGAAAGCTCAAAGATCGAACTCGCGCGAGAAAATTCTCGCCGCGGCCGCTGATGTCGCCCGGGAATCCGGGCCTGGAAGCCTGTCGCTTGACGCCGTCGCCAGCCGCGCCGGCGTTTCGAAAGGAGGGCTTCTCTACAATTTTCCGACCAAGGCCAAATTGATGCAGGGGCTGGTCGAGGACTACCTGCGTGAATTCGAAGGGGCGCTGGAGGCGGCCCGGCAGAAAGATAGCGGCGGTGAAAGCCCGCTTTCCTCCTATATCAGACTTTCGGCCAAGGATTGCGAAGAGACACAGCCGTCGGCGTCATGGATATTTTCGGCGATCGCCGAGGATCCTGACTTCATGACACCGATAAAGACCTTCAAGCAGCAGCTTTTCGAGCGGCTGAAGGGAGAGACGCCGGATTTGAAGTCGCTGCTGGTCTGCTATCTCGCCATAGAGGGGCTGCGAAGCATGAATCTTTTTGACTCGGACGTTCTCTCGCAGGACGAGCGCCAGATGCTGGTGTCGTCCCTGCTGGAGATCGCCAAATAG
- a CDS encoding amino acid ABC transporter substrate-binding protein: MKHAFATALLLASVTMAGAARADTFDVVKQRGSILCGVSQGVAGFSSPDDQGKWSGFDIDVCRAVSAAVFGDPDKVSYVPLSTKDRFTALQSGTVDILSRQSTWTLSRDTGMGIHFVGAAYYDGQGFMIRKSLNVDSALKLSGATVCAEQGTTTEQNVADYFTANKMKYEAVVIDSADSIIKAFDSGRCDVYTTDASALYAQRLKLTDPAAFTVLPEIISKEPLGPAVRKGDDKWFDIVRWTLFSLIEAEEEGITQANAQASLQSQNPTVRRFLGADGDNGKLLGLDAAFAYNIVAKVGNYGEIFDRNLGQSSQLKIARGINALWNAGGLMYAPPAR; the protein is encoded by the coding sequence ATGAAACATGCATTCGCCACCGCGCTCTTGCTCGCCTCGGTCACCATGGCCGGGGCCGCGAGAGCGGACACATTCGATGTCGTCAAGCAGAGAGGCTCGATACTTTGCGGTGTCAGCCAAGGCGTCGCGGGCTTCTCGTCGCCCGATGACCAAGGGAAATGGAGCGGCTTCGACATCGACGTATGCCGCGCGGTGTCAGCCGCCGTCTTCGGCGACCCCGACAAGGTCAGCTATGTCCCGCTGTCGACCAAGGACCGCTTCACCGCACTGCAGTCCGGCACCGTCGATATCCTGTCGCGCCAGTCGACCTGGACGCTGTCGCGCGACACCGGCATGGGCATCCATTTTGTCGGCGCGGCCTACTATGATGGCCAGGGCTTCATGATCCGCAAGAGTCTTAATGTTGACAGCGCACTCAAGCTCTCGGGTGCCACGGTCTGTGCCGAACAAGGCACGACCACGGAGCAGAACGTCGCCGACTATTTCACCGCCAACAAGATGAAGTACGAGGCGGTCGTCATCGACTCCGCGGACAGCATCATCAAGGCATTCGATAGCGGCCGCTGCGATGTCTACACCACGGACGCCTCCGCGCTTTATGCGCAACGCCTTAAGCTGACCGACCCGGCGGCCTTCACCGTCTTGCCGGAGATCATCTCGAAGGAGCCCCTGGGCCCAGCTGTGCGAAAGGGCGATGACAAGTGGTTCGATATCGTGCGCTGGACCTTGTTCTCGCTGATCGAGGCGGAAGAGGAAGGCATCACGCAAGCGAATGCTCAGGCATCGCTGCAATCGCAGAACCCGACAGTCCGGCGGTTCCTCGGCGCCGACGGCGACAATGGCAAGCTGCTTGGGCTCGATGCGGCCTTCGCCTACAACATCGTCGCCAAGGTCGGTAACTATGGCGAGATCTTCGACCGCAACCTTGGCCAATCCAGCCAGTTGAAAATCGCGCGTGGAATCAATGCGCTGTGGAATGCCGGCGGGTTGATGTACGCACCGCCGGCGCGCTGA